A stretch of Natronococcus sp. CG52 DNA encodes these proteins:
- a CDS encoding DUF309 domain-containing protein encodes MYNRLLAGVAIYNDGHYHAAHDAWEDHWLELESGTDDERLLHGLIQFTAAVYHARERNWVGAIGLAESAQEYLAGLPTDYRGLRLEPVRAVLEELATDPEVVERRSPPRIEHGGTAPTLADLDVETTAIAAAVLAPEFGFDAEPVERAWTYARRDLEAGEDDSRFIALLFDFVREEQHRGIIYRRLTGHVDRRRAREEDVEGLF; translated from the coding sequence ATGTACAACCGGCTCCTGGCCGGCGTCGCGATCTACAACGATGGCCACTACCACGCCGCCCACGACGCCTGGGAGGACCACTGGCTCGAACTCGAGTCCGGCACCGACGACGAGCGGCTGCTTCACGGACTCATCCAGTTCACCGCCGCCGTCTACCACGCCCGCGAGCGGAACTGGGTGGGTGCGATCGGGCTGGCCGAGAGTGCCCAAGAGTATCTCGCCGGGCTTCCGACCGACTACCGGGGTCTTCGGCTCGAGCCGGTGAGGGCAGTGCTCGAGGAACTCGCGACCGATCCCGAAGTCGTCGAGCGCCGTTCCCCACCCCGGATCGAACACGGGGGAACCGCGCCGACGCTCGCGGATCTCGATGTCGAAACGACGGCGATCGCGGCGGCCGTTCTCGCGCCGGAGTTCGGATTCGACGCGGAACCGGTCGAGCGCGCGTGGACGTACGCGAGGCGGGATCTCGAGGCCGGCGAGGACGACAGTCGGTTCATCGCGCTGCTGTTCGACTTCGTTCGCGAGGAGCAACACCGAGGAATCATCTACCGCCGGCTGACCGGTCACGTCGACAGGCGACGGGCTCGAGAGGAGGACGTCGAGGGGCTGTTCTGA